Proteins encoded within one genomic window of Platichthys flesus chromosome 13, fPlaFle2.1, whole genome shotgun sequence:
- the tank gene encoding TRAF family member-associated NF-kappa-B activator isoform X2, translating to MRPPSADEMKCEPCNHLLDGASAYRIKQYPENVGPVAVSSKLPVNSRVDNKDMLDLFEAIQGKFRQIRSLTQRQKDHLKRFHGGNEASNDHQFSMPIQCTDGTAEAGGPLPSVLRSAVDIPPQPKSLASRGASPEDRDLVDSLTKLSVKFPPSADSEYDFLNSAPDRHFGLMMPLKPPLSGDPSALTEEEPVELPMPFVYPPTPSHSTSSSLSQESVRGPQQPLWSPELCDAVDVGTEPATPQSSSPDNCAFCHAVVPQDQMNSHLYSHFSPKSEDDD from the exons ATGAGGCCACCATCAGCAG ATGAGATGAAATGTGAGCCCTGCAACCATCTCCTCGATGGGGCCAGTGCCTACAGGATAAAACAGTACCCG GAGAATGTGGGCCCTGTTGCTGTTTCTTCAAAATTACCAGTCAACAGCAGGGTTGACAA caaGGACATGCTGGACCTATTTGAAGCAATTCAAGGAAAATTTCGGCAGATTCGGTCTctaacacaaagacaaaaagatcaCCTGAAAAGATTCCATGGAGGAAACGAAGCATCAAATG ATCATCAGTTCTCCATGCCCATCCAGTGCACGGACGGTACAGCAGAGGCAGGGGGACCCTTACCCTCAGTGCTCAGGTCAGCAGTGGATATCCCCCCCCAGCCCAAGTCGCTGGCGTCCCGCGGCGCCAGCCCTGAGGACCGGGACTTAGTAGACTCTCTCACCAAACTTAGTGTCAAATTCCCGCCCTCTGCAGACAGTGAATATGACTTCCTGAACAGTGCCCCAGACAGACACTTTGGTCTCATGATGCCTCTGAAGCCACCGCTCAGTGGTGACCCGTCCGcactgacagaggaggagcccGTGGAACTGCCCATGCCTTTTGTCTACCCTCCGACCCCCTCCCACTCCACATCATCTTCGCTCTCCCAGGAGAGTGTGCGGGGACCCCAGCAG CCTCTCTGGAGCCCTGAGCTGTGTGATGCAGTTGACGTGGGGACAGAGCCGGCGACGCCTCAGAGCAGCAGTCCTGATAACTGCGCGTTCTGCCACGCGGTGGTTCCTCAGGACCAAATGAACAGCCACCTCTACTCGCATTTCTCTCCTAAGAGTGAAGACGACGATTGA
- the tank gene encoding TRAF family member-associated NF-kappa-B activator isoform X1 has translation MERNIGDQLNKAFEAYRQVSIEKDNAKKELQKMTEYYEGYTQTLQKQIEDQQQLIVKLQVKLTSMRPPSADEMKCEPCNHLLDGASAYRIKQYPENVGPVAVSSKLPVNSRVDNKDMLDLFEAIQGKFRQIRSLTQRQKDHLKRFHGGNEASNDHQFSMPIQCTDGTAEAGGPLPSVLRSAVDIPPQPKSLASRGASPEDRDLVDSLTKLSVKFPPSADSEYDFLNSAPDRHFGLMMPLKPPLSGDPSALTEEEPVELPMPFVYPPTPSHSTSSSLSQESVRGPQQPLWSPELCDAVDVGTEPATPQSSSPDNCAFCHAVVPQDQMNSHLYSHFSPKSEDDD, from the exons ATGGAAAGGAACATTGGAGACCAGCTCAACAAAGCTTTCGAAGCTTATCGCCAGGTCTCCATCGAGAAGGACAATGCAAAAAAAGAGCTGCAGAAAATG ACAGAATATTACGAGGGATACACTCAAACACTTCAGAAGCAGATAGAGGACCAGCAGCAGTTGATTGTTAAACTTCAAGTGAAGTTGACATCGATGAGGCCACCATCAGCAG ATGAGATGAAATGTGAGCCCTGCAACCATCTCCTCGATGGGGCCAGTGCCTACAGGATAAAACAGTACCCG GAGAATGTGGGCCCTGTTGCTGTTTCTTCAAAATTACCAGTCAACAGCAGGGTTGACAA caaGGACATGCTGGACCTATTTGAAGCAATTCAAGGAAAATTTCGGCAGATTCGGTCTctaacacaaagacaaaaagatcaCCTGAAAAGATTCCATGGAGGAAACGAAGCATCAAATG ATCATCAGTTCTCCATGCCCATCCAGTGCACGGACGGTACAGCAGAGGCAGGGGGACCCTTACCCTCAGTGCTCAGGTCAGCAGTGGATATCCCCCCCCAGCCCAAGTCGCTGGCGTCCCGCGGCGCCAGCCCTGAGGACCGGGACTTAGTAGACTCTCTCACCAAACTTAGTGTCAAATTCCCGCCCTCTGCAGACAGTGAATATGACTTCCTGAACAGTGCCCCAGACAGACACTTTGGTCTCATGATGCCTCTGAAGCCACCGCTCAGTGGTGACCCGTCCGcactgacagaggaggagcccGTGGAACTGCCCATGCCTTTTGTCTACCCTCCGACCCCCTCCCACTCCACATCATCTTCGCTCTCCCAGGAGAGTGTGCGGGGACCCCAGCAG CCTCTCTGGAGCCCTGAGCTGTGTGATGCAGTTGACGTGGGGACAGAGCCGGCGACGCCTCAGAGCAGCAGTCCTGATAACTGCGCGTTCTGCCACGCGGTGGTTCCTCAGGACCAAATGAACAGCCACCTCTACTCGCATTTCTCTCCTAAGAGTGAAGACGACGATTGA